One window of the Streptomyces sp. NBC_00259 genome contains the following:
- a CDS encoding alpha-ketoacid dehydrogenase subunit beta yields the protein MSTATARQAKPATMAQALQRAMRDAMAEDPSVHVMGEDVGTLGGVFRVTDGLAKEFGEERCTDTPLAEAGILGTAVGMAMYGLRPVVEMQFDAFAYPAFEQLISHVARMRNRTRGAMPMPITVRVPYGGGIGGVEHHSDSSEAYYMATPGLHVVTPATVDDAYGLLRAAIASDDPVVFLEPKRLYWSKADWSPEAPAAVEPIGRAVVRRQGRSATLITYGPSLPVCMEAAEAAQAEGWDLEVVDLRSLVPFDDETVCASVRRTGRAVVVHEATGFGGPGAEIAARVTERCFHHLEAPVLRVAGFDIPYPPPMLERHHLPGVDRVLDAVARLQWEAES from the coding sequence ATGAGCACGGCAACCGCACGGCAGGCCAAGCCCGCCACGATGGCGCAGGCGCTCCAGCGCGCCATGCGCGACGCCATGGCCGAGGACCCGTCCGTCCATGTCATGGGCGAGGACGTCGGCACCCTCGGTGGCGTCTTCCGGGTCACGGACGGGCTCGCCAAGGAGTTCGGCGAGGAGCGTTGTACGGACACGCCGCTCGCCGAGGCGGGCATCCTCGGCACGGCCGTCGGCATGGCGATGTACGGGCTGCGTCCCGTCGTCGAGATGCAGTTCGACGCCTTCGCCTACCCGGCGTTCGAGCAGCTGATCAGCCATGTCGCCCGCATGCGCAACAGGACGCGCGGCGCGATGCCGATGCCGATCACCGTGCGCGTGCCCTACGGCGGCGGGATCGGCGGCGTCGAGCACCACAGCGACTCGTCCGAGGCGTACTACATGGCGACTCCGGGGCTCCATGTCGTCACGCCGGCGACGGTCGACGACGCCTACGGGCTGCTGCGGGCGGCCATCGCCTCCGACGACCCCGTGGTCTTCCTGGAGCCGAAGCGGCTCTACTGGTCGAAGGCCGACTGGTCCCCGGAGGCTCCTGCCGCCGTGGAGCCGATCGGGCGCGCGGTGGTACGACGCCAGGGGCGCAGCGCCACGCTGATCACCTACGGCCCCTCCCTGCCGGTCTGCATGGAGGCGGCCGAGGCCGCACAGGCCGAGGGCTGGGACCTGGAAGTGGTCGATCTGCGCTCGCTGGTGCCCTTCGACGACGAGACCGTGTGCGCGTCGGTGCGTCGCACGGGCCGGGCCGTCGTCGTCCATGAGGCGACGGGCTTCGGCGGACCCGGTGCGGAGATCGCCGCCCGGGTCACCGAACGCTGCTTCCACCATCTGGAAGCGCCGGTCCTGAGAGTGGCCGGTTTCGACATCCCCTATCCGCCGCCGATGCTGGAGCGACACCATCTGCCGGGTGTGGACCGGGTACTGGACGCTGTGGCGCGGCTGCAGTGGGAGGCGGAGAGCTGA
- the paaA gene encoding 1,2-phenylacetyl-CoA epoxidase subunit PaaA yields MTAVTAETTAATTHQARFDAAVAADERIEPRDWMPDDYRASLIRQMAQHAHSEIIGMQPEANWITRAPSLRRKAILMAKVQDEAGHGLYLYSATETLGAGRDELLDKLHSGRQKYSSIFNYPTLTWADVGAIGWLVDGAAITNQVPLCRCSYGPYARAMVRICKEESFHQRQGYELLLALSQGTPAQHEMAQDAVDRWWWPSLMMFGPPDDASAHSAQSMAWKIKRHSNDELRQRFVDICVPQAEALGLTLPDPDLRWNEERGHHDFGAIDWDEFWQVLKGNGPCNEQRISQRLKAHEEGAWVREAAAAYAARAASKKSAASDESDGSGEKRDEAQVEATA; encoded by the coding sequence ATGACGGCAGTGACTGCAGAGACGACTGCGGCTACGACGCACCAGGCGCGCTTCGACGCTGCCGTGGCCGCCGACGAGCGCATCGAGCCTCGCGACTGGATGCCCGACGACTACCGCGCGTCGCTGATCCGCCAGATGGCGCAGCACGCGCACTCCGAGATCATCGGCATGCAGCCCGAGGCGAACTGGATCACCCGCGCGCCTTCCCTGCGCCGCAAGGCCATCCTGATGGCCAAGGTGCAGGACGAGGCGGGCCACGGTCTGTATCTCTACAGCGCGACGGAAACGCTGGGAGCCGGCCGGGACGAGCTGCTCGACAAGCTCCACTCGGGCCGCCAGAAGTACTCGTCGATCTTCAACTACCCGACGCTGACCTGGGCCGACGTCGGCGCGATCGGCTGGCTGGTGGACGGCGCCGCGATCACCAACCAGGTGCCGCTGTGCCGCTGCTCCTACGGTCCGTACGCCCGCGCGATGGTCCGGATCTGCAAGGAGGAGTCCTTCCACCAGCGCCAGGGGTACGAGTTGCTGCTGGCGCTCTCCCAGGGCACCCCGGCCCAGCACGAGATGGCGCAGGACGCGGTGGACCGCTGGTGGTGGCCGTCCCTGATGATGTTCGGCCCTCCGGACGACGCCTCGGCCCACTCGGCCCAGTCCATGGCCTGGAAGATCAAGCGCCATTCGAACGACGAGCTGCGCCAGCGCTTCGTCGACATCTGCGTCCCGCAGGCGGAAGCCCTGGGCCTCACCCTGCCGGACCCGGACCTCCGCTGGAACGAGGAGCGGGGGCATCACGACTTCGGCGCGATCGACTGGGACGAGTTCTGGCAGGTCCTGAAGGGCAATGGACCGTGCAACGAGCAGCGGATCAGCCAGCGGCTCAAGGCCCACGAGGAAGGCGCCTGGGTGCGTGAGGCGGCCGCCGCCTACGCCGCCAGGGCCGCGTCGAAGAAGTCGGCGGCGTCGGACGAGTCGGACGGGTCGGGCGAGAAGCGCGACGAGGCACAGGTGGAGGCGACGGCATGA
- the pdhA gene encoding pyruvate dehydrogenase (acetyl-transferring) E1 component subunit alpha, with the protein MTVQERPGAAYRPTPPPAWKPRTDPAPLLPDPEPYRVLGTDAAAGADPQLLLRLYAELVRGRRYNAQATALTKQGRLAVYPSSTGQEACEVAAALALEERDWLFPSYRDTLAAVARGLDPVQALTLLRGDWHTGYDPREHRIAPLCTPLATQLPHAVGLAHAARLKGDDVVALAMVGDGGTSEGDFHEALNFAAVWQAPVVFLVQNNGFAISVPLAKQTAAPSLAHKAVGYGMPGRLVDGNDAAAVHEVLTEAVGRARRGGGPTLVEAVTYRIDAHTNADDATRYRGDSEVEAWREHDPIRLLEKELTGRGLLDEDTVKAAGDAAEAMAAKLRERMNADPVLDPMDLFAHVYAEQTGQLREQAAQLRAELDAESGEGTHGAEGDAR; encoded by the coding sequence ATCACGGTCCAGGAGCGGCCGGGTGCGGCCTACCGGCCCACCCCGCCGCCCGCCTGGAAGCCGCGCACCGACCCTGCGCCGCTGCTCCCCGACCCGGAGCCGTACCGGGTCCTCGGCACCGACGCCGCGGCCGGGGCCGACCCCCAGCTGCTTCTGCGGCTGTACGCGGAGCTGGTCCGCGGCCGCAGGTACAACGCGCAGGCGACCGCCCTCACCAAGCAGGGCAGGCTCGCCGTCTACCCGTCGAGCACCGGCCAGGAGGCCTGCGAGGTCGCCGCCGCGCTCGCCCTCGAGGAGCGCGACTGGCTCTTCCCCAGCTATCGGGACACCCTCGCGGCCGTGGCCCGCGGCCTCGACCCCGTTCAGGCGCTGACGTTGCTGCGGGGCGACTGGCACACCGGCTACGACCCGCGCGAGCACCGCATCGCACCGCTGTGCACCCCGCTCGCCACCCAGCTCCCGCACGCCGTGGGCCTGGCGCACGCCGCGCGGCTGAAGGGCGACGACGTCGTCGCGCTCGCCATGGTCGGCGACGGCGGCACCAGTGAGGGCGACTTCCACGAGGCGCTCAATTTCGCCGCCGTATGGCAGGCACCGGTCGTCTTCCTGGTGCAGAACAACGGCTTCGCGATCTCCGTCCCGCTCGCCAAGCAGACCGCCGCGCCGTCCCTCGCCCACAAGGCGGTCGGGTACGGAATGCCCGGCCGGCTCGTCGACGGCAATGACGCGGCGGCGGTCCACGAGGTGCTCACCGAGGCGGTCGGGCGGGCGCGGCGCGGCGGGGGCCCGACCTTGGTCGAGGCCGTCACGTATCGCATCGACGCGCACACCAACGCCGATGACGCCACCCGCTACCGGGGCGACAGCGAGGTCGAGGCCTGGCGTGAGCACGACCCGATCCGGCTGCTCGAGAAGGAGCTGACCGGGCGGGGACTGCTCGACGAGGACACCGTGAAGGCCGCCGGCGACGCCGCGGAGGCGATGGCGGCGAAGCTGAGGGAGCGGATGAACGCGGACCCGGTGCTCGACCCCATGGACCTGTTCGCGCATGTCTACGCCGAGCAGACCGGCCAACTGCGGGAGCAGGCCGCGCAACTGCGTGCCGAGCTGGACGCCGAGAGCGGAGAAGGCACCCACGGCGCGGAGGGTGACGCACGATGA
- a CDS encoding DUF5819 family protein, with translation MDSYDGEGAARAEAAPSAVPGGIRKSGGSDGPGVTTGTTETTGTTTTTTTATMTDATGEPGASDEAAEVEAEAAGASEPPGRPAGGGIASLSLPYQVVAAVALALVGLFACIHLAMVFLHVAPSNTVTKQHGKGVDEWIYPEFEQNWKLFAPNPLQQNIAVQVRAEIVGTDGARRTTDWIDLSAEDGDAIRGNPLPSHVDQNELRRGWDFYANSHTDDNKSNGLRGQLSERYIRRIVMMRLENHDLGGHVERIQLRSATRSVKAPVWSKERTDTRPFHRVLPWWTVTSADLALDVRNAGTADESGTEAGR, from the coding sequence ATGGACTCCTACGACGGCGAAGGCGCCGCGCGCGCCGAGGCGGCTCCGTCCGCCGTGCCGGGCGGGATACGCAAATCGGGCGGGTCGGACGGGCCTGGTGTGACGACCGGGACGACTGAGACCACCGGAACGACGACCACGACGACCACGGCGACCATGACCGACGCTACGGGCGAGCCCGGTGCGTCGGACGAGGCGGCTGAGGTCGAGGCGGAGGCCGCCGGCGCGAGCGAGCCGCCGGGCCGGCCCGCCGGCGGCGGGATAGCGAGCCTCTCCCTCCCCTACCAGGTCGTGGCCGCGGTCGCCCTCGCACTCGTCGGTCTCTTCGCCTGCATCCATCTGGCCATGGTGTTTCTGCACGTGGCGCCCTCCAACACCGTGACCAAGCAGCACGGCAAGGGGGTCGACGAATGGATCTATCCCGAGTTCGAGCAGAACTGGAAGCTCTTCGCCCCCAACCCGCTGCAGCAGAACATCGCGGTCCAGGTGCGGGCCGAGATCGTCGGCACGGACGGCGCGCGCAGGACCACCGACTGGATCGATCTCTCGGCCGAGGACGGTGACGCGATCCGCGGCAATCCCCTCCCGAGCCACGTCGACCAGAACGAGCTGCGCCGGGGCTGGGACTTCTACGCCAACTCGCACACCGACGACAACAAGTCCAACGGGCTGCGCGGCCAGCTCTCCGAGCGGTACATCCGTCGCATCGTGATGATGCGGCTGGAGAACCACGACCTCGGTGGACACGTCGAGCGCATCCAGCTCCGGTCCGCCACCCGCTCCGTCAAGGCACCGGTGTGGAGCAAGGAGCGGACGGACACCCGGCCGTTCCACCGCGTGCTCCCCTGGTGGACGGTGACCTCGGCCGATCTGGCCCTGGACGTGCGGAACGCCGGAACGGCCGATGAGAGCGGCACGGAGGCGGGCCGATGA
- a CDS encoding 3-hydroxyacyl-CoA dehydrogenase, with protein sequence MTVTDAASSPRGTSGAEAVAPSRTVAVIGAGTMGQGIAQVALLAGHRVRLYDVAADQAEAGAATILTRLERLVEKGRLDESTRGAAALRLERATDLAELADSALVVEAVVERLSVKQELFGALEEIVADDCLLATNTSSLSVTAIAGALRLPGRFVGLHFFNPAPLLPLVEVVSGFATDEDAATRAYETAKAWGKTPVRCADTPGFIVNRIARPFYAEALRVYEERGADPATIDAVLRESGGFRMGPFELTDLIGQDVNEAVTRSVWESFFQDPKFTPSLAQRRLVQSGRLGRKSGQGWFPYAEGTERPEPHTAAPAKAPEAITVRGDLGPAEPLVALFEEAGVKVRRRGGGGYIRLPGGGRLCLADGETSFEFYEQEIIYFDLALDYAAATRIAVSTAASTSPESLQEAIGLFQVTGKRVSVIEDVPGMIVARTVAMLADVAADAVDRGVASAEDVDTAMRLGVNYPAGPLEWASKVGFRRICDLLGELHERYPTGRYAPSLGTVRRGCEENGGS encoded by the coding sequence ATGACCGTCACCGATGCCGCCAGTAGCCCGAGGGGCACCAGCGGCGCCGAGGCCGTCGCCCCGAGCCGTACCGTCGCCGTCATCGGCGCAGGGACCATGGGGCAGGGCATCGCGCAGGTCGCGCTGCTCGCCGGCCACCGCGTACGCCTCTACGACGTCGCCGCCGACCAGGCGGAGGCCGGGGCGGCCACGATCCTCACCCGCCTGGAACGGCTGGTCGAGAAGGGCCGGCTGGACGAGAGCACGCGCGGCGCGGCGGCACTCCGGCTGGAGCGCGCGACCGACCTCGCGGAGCTCGCCGACAGCGCGCTCGTCGTCGAGGCCGTCGTCGAGCGGCTCTCGGTCAAGCAGGAGCTCTTCGGAGCGCTGGAGGAGATCGTCGCCGACGACTGCCTGCTCGCGACGAACACCTCCTCGCTGTCCGTCACCGCCATCGCGGGCGCCTTGCGCCTGCCCGGCCGCTTCGTGGGACTGCACTTCTTCAACCCGGCGCCACTGCTTCCGCTCGTCGAGGTCGTCAGCGGCTTCGCCACGGACGAGGACGCGGCCACGCGCGCGTACGAGACCGCCAAGGCCTGGGGGAAGACCCCCGTCCGCTGCGCCGACACCCCCGGGTTCATCGTCAACCGCATCGCCCGGCCCTTCTACGCGGAAGCGCTGCGGGTCTACGAGGAGCGCGGTGCCGACCCGGCCACCATCGACGCGGTTCTGCGCGAGTCCGGCGGCTTCAGGATGGGCCCCTTCGAGCTCACCGATCTGATCGGCCAGGATGTCAACGAGGCCGTGACCCGCTCCGTGTGGGAGTCCTTCTTCCAGGACCCGAAGTTCACGCCGTCACTCGCCCAGCGCCGCCTGGTCCAGTCGGGACGCCTCGGCCGCAAGTCCGGTCAGGGCTGGTTCCCGTACGCGGAAGGCACCGAGCGGCCCGAGCCGCACACCGCCGCTCCCGCGAAGGCCCCCGAGGCGATCACCGTGCGAGGTGACCTGGGGCCCGCCGAGCCGCTCGTCGCTCTCTTCGAGGAAGCCGGGGTCAAGGTCCGGCGCCGGGGCGGCGGCGGGTACATCCGGCTGCCCGGTGGCGGGCGGCTGTGCCTCGCGGACGGTGAGACGTCCTTCGAGTTCTACGAACAAGAGATCATCTACTTCGATCTGGCGCTCGACTACGCCGCGGCCACCCGTATCGCCGTGTCCACAGCGGCGTCGACCTCGCCGGAGAGCCTCCAGGAGGCGATCGGCCTCTTCCAGGTGACCGGCAAGCGCGTGTCCGTGATCGAGGACGTGCCGGGCATGATCGTCGCCCGCACGGTCGCGATGCTGGCGGACGTCGCCGCGGACGCGGTCGACCGGGGCGTCGCATCGGCGGAGGACGTCGACACCGCGATGAGGCTCGGTGTGAACTACCCGGCAGGCCCCCTGGAATGGGCCTCCAAGGTGGGTTTCCGGCGGATCTGCGACCTCCTGGGGGAGCTGCACGAGCGCTACCCCACGGGCCGCTACGCGCCCTCCCTCGGGACGGTCCGCCGCGGGTGCGAAGAGAACGGGGGCAGCTGA
- a CDS encoding HTTM domain-containing protein: MNQTLDRRLAAAIQRVTSTALGPYQSAVVRIGFSATWLLFLLREFPHRRELYGPEGPWGWDMAQQLIANNHAFTALMWSDSVVWFEIVYGVALLSSALLMLGKHTRAMSVLFMIGVLSLQNRSIFMGDGGDNVIHLMAIYLVFTRCGQVWSLDARRARRDGEPGRTGSRTRNWSGPALWSVLGVLLFVGTVMGRIGGEWWLLLLFWALWIFHGVWWAVNRYAPDSEPRTLLDVLANLSHNAALVVIMAEVCLIYATAGWYKIQGSRWQDGSALYYPLKLDYFTPWPALSDILAGSGVIVMLVTYGTVIVQVAFPFTLFNRKVKNVLLVAMMLEHAGIALLLGLPFFSLAMIAADAVFLPTSFLRRLGGWATRARERVLARPVRIPEQRGTPEEQAPRTLVG; this comes from the coding sequence ATGAACCAGACCCTCGACCGCAGGCTGGCGGCCGCCATCCAGCGCGTGACCTCCACCGCCCTCGGCCCGTACCAGAGCGCCGTCGTCCGCATCGGCTTCTCCGCCACCTGGCTGCTCTTCCTGCTGCGCGAGTTCCCGCACCGGCGTGAGCTCTACGGACCCGAAGGGCCGTGGGGCTGGGACATGGCCCAGCAGCTGATCGCCAACAACCACGCCTTCACCGCGCTGATGTGGTCCGACAGCGTGGTCTGGTTCGAGATCGTCTATGGCGTAGCCCTGCTCTCCAGCGCGCTGCTGATGCTCGGCAAGCACACCCGCGCCATGTCGGTCCTCTTCATGATCGGCGTGCTGTCGCTGCAGAACCGGTCCATCTTCATGGGCGACGGTGGCGACAACGTGATCCACCTGATGGCGATCTACCTGGTGTTCACCCGATGCGGTCAGGTGTGGTCCCTCGACGCCCGGCGGGCGCGACGCGATGGCGAGCCCGGCCGGACGGGGAGCCGGACACGGAACTGGTCCGGCCCGGCCCTCTGGTCGGTCCTGGGCGTGCTGCTCTTCGTCGGCACGGTCATGGGCCGGATCGGCGGGGAATGGTGGCTTCTGCTGCTGTTCTGGGCGCTGTGGATCTTCCACGGGGTGTGGTGGGCGGTGAATCGCTACGCACCGGACAGCGAGCCGCGCACACTGCTCGACGTCCTCGCCAATCTCAGCCACAACGCCGCGCTCGTCGTGATCATGGCCGAGGTCTGTCTGATCTACGCCACCGCCGGCTGGTACAAGATCCAGGGCTCGCGCTGGCAGGACGGCAGCGCCCTGTACTACCCGCTCAAGCTCGACTACTTCACCCCCTGGCCCGCGCTCTCCGACATCCTCGCGGGCAGCGGCGTGATCGTGATGCTGGTGACGTACGGCACGGTCATCGTCCAGGTGGCGTTCCCGTTCACGCTGTTCAACCGCAAGGTCAAGAACGTCCTGCTGGTGGCGATGATGCTGGAGCACGCCGGGATCGCCCTGCTGCTCGGTCTGCCGTTCTTCTCGCTCGCGATGATCGCCGCGGACGCGGTCTTCCTGCCGACGTCCTTCCTGCGCCGGCTCGGCGGCTGGGCGACGCGGGCCCGGGAGCGTGTCCTCGCCCGACCGGTACGGATCCCCGAGCAGCGAGGTACGCCCGAGGAGCAGGCCCCCCGTACCCTCGTCGGGTGA
- a CDS encoding Lrp/AsnC family transcriptional regulator → MADDEDRTVYEAVPGADQGPPPRTLDAIDRDILRILQTDGRASIRSVAERVHVSRANAYARINRLIDDGVIRGFSARVNHERAGHGASAYITLKIVQNSWRTVREQLQALPGAAHIALVSGDFDVLLLVHTPDNRTLRELVLTKLQSIPEVLSTRTLLVFEETDLDPYPAR, encoded by the coding sequence ATGGCCGATGACGAGGACCGCACGGTCTACGAAGCCGTGCCCGGCGCGGACCAGGGCCCGCCGCCGCGCACGCTGGACGCGATCGACCGGGACATCCTCCGCATCCTCCAGACGGACGGCCGCGCCTCGATACGCTCCGTGGCCGAGCGGGTCCATGTGTCCCGTGCCAATGCCTACGCCCGGATCAACCGGCTGATCGACGACGGCGTGATCCGCGGCTTCAGCGCGCGCGTGAACCACGAGCGCGCCGGGCACGGCGCCTCGGCCTACATCACGCTCAAGATCGTGCAGAACTCGTGGCGGACGGTCCGCGAGCAGCTCCAGGCGCTCCCGGGAGCCGCCCACATCGCGCTGGTCAGCGGCGACTTCGATGTCCTGCTGCTGGTCCACACACCGGACAACCGCACCCTGCGTGAACTGGTCCTGACCAAGCTCCAGTCGATTCCCGAGGTGCTCTCCACCCGCACCCTGCTGGTCTTCGAGGAGACGGACCTCGATCCGTACCCGGCCCGCTGA
- a CDS encoding TrmH family RNA methyltransferase: MSTETHEPVQYDDGYGPEIGVGPHPRPWPEGASYDPELLAHGDRRNVVDRYRYWTREAIVADLDTRRHDFHVAVENWGHDFNIGSVVRTANAFLAKEIHIVGRRRWNRRGAMVTDRYQHVRHHADTESLTAWAAAEDLPIIGIDNLPGAVPLERTVLPRRCVLLFGQEGPGLTEEAREHTAMVCSIAQFGSTRSINAGAAAAIAMHAWIQRYADVPPAP, from the coding sequence GTGAGCACCGAGACCCACGAACCCGTCCAGTACGACGACGGCTACGGCCCCGAGATAGGTGTCGGGCCCCATCCGCGTCCCTGGCCGGAAGGGGCGTCGTACGACCCTGAGCTGCTCGCCCACGGGGACCGGCGCAATGTCGTCGACCGGTACCGGTACTGGACGCGGGAGGCGATCGTCGCCGATCTGGACACCCGGCGTCATGACTTCCACGTGGCCGTGGAGAACTGGGGCCACGACTTCAACATCGGCTCCGTGGTCCGCACCGCCAACGCCTTCCTGGCGAAGGAGATCCACATCGTGGGGCGGCGCCGCTGGAACCGGCGCGGTGCGATGGTCACCGACCGGTACCAGCACGTGCGCCACCACGCGGACACGGAGTCGCTGACCGCCTGGGCGGCGGCCGAGGACCTGCCGATCATCGGGATCGACAATCTGCCGGGCGCCGTACCGCTGGAGCGGACCGTGCTGCCGCGGCGCTGCGTCCTGCTCTTCGGGCAGGAGGGGCCAGGGCTCACCGAAGAGGCGCGTGAGCACACCGCCATGGTGTGCTCGATCGCCCAGTTCGGCTCCACCCGCTCGATCAACGCGGGTGCCGCCGCCGCGATCGCCATGCACGCCTGGATCCAGCGGTACGCGGACGTCCCCCCGGCGCCGTAA
- the paaN gene encoding phenylacetic acid degradation protein PaaN produces the protein MQLTETHRPTLDRALEAIRSREYWSPHSEHPKAYGETGAADGLAAYQALLGTRFELDQPGTDGWTGGEVSPYGPELGIEYPHPDIEVLLPAMRAGMAAWREAGPETRALVCLEILARISARTHEFAHAVMHTSGQAFMMAFQAGGPHAQDRGLEAVTYAYEEQTRTPQSADWSKPQGKRDPLELRKVFTAAPRGIALLIGCNTFPTWNGYPGLFASLATGNPVLVKPHPRAVLPLALTVRIAREVLSEAGFDPNLVALAAESPGEGIAKTLAVRPEIRIIDYTGSTAFGDWLEANARQAQVYTEKAGVNTVVIDSTGDYKGMLSNLAFSLSLYSGQMCTTPQNLLIPRDGITTDAGPKSYDEVVADIAASVSGLLGDDARANALLGALVNPDVRARLDGAAALGEVALPSREVVNPDFPDAVVRTPVIVKLDGARKYWEGADEEASFMSECFGPVSFAVAVDSTTDALDLLRRTVREKGAMTVGAYTTSAEAERAVEEVCLEESAQLSLNLTGGVYVNQTAAFSDFHGSGGNPAANAALCDGAFVSNRFRMVEIRRQA, from the coding sequence ATGCAGCTGACCGAGACCCACCGGCCGACGCTCGACCGGGCCCTCGAAGCGATTCGCTCACGGGAGTACTGGTCGCCCCACTCCGAGCACCCGAAGGCCTATGGCGAGACCGGTGCGGCCGACGGCCTCGCGGCGTACCAGGCCCTGCTCGGCACCCGCTTCGAGCTCGACCAACCCGGCACCGACGGCTGGACCGGCGGCGAGGTCTCGCCGTACGGCCCGGAGCTGGGCATCGAGTATCCGCACCCGGACATCGAGGTCCTGTTGCCCGCGATGCGCGCGGGCATGGCGGCCTGGCGCGAGGCGGGTCCCGAGACGCGCGCCCTGGTCTGCCTGGAGATCCTGGCGCGGATCAGCGCCCGCACCCATGAGTTCGCCCACGCCGTCATGCACACGAGCGGCCAGGCCTTCATGATGGCGTTCCAGGCCGGCGGCCCGCACGCCCAGGACCGCGGCCTGGAGGCCGTGACGTATGCCTACGAAGAGCAGACGCGCACGCCGCAGAGCGCCGACTGGTCCAAGCCCCAGGGCAAGCGTGACCCCCTGGAGCTGCGGAAGGTCTTCACGGCCGCCCCGCGCGGGATCGCGCTGCTGATCGGCTGCAACACCTTCCCGACGTGGAACGGATATCCGGGGCTGTTCGCCTCGCTGGCCACCGGCAATCCCGTCCTGGTCAAGCCGCACCCGCGCGCCGTCCTCCCACTGGCGCTGACGGTCCGGATCGCCCGCGAGGTGCTGAGCGAGGCGGGCTTCGACCCGAATCTGGTGGCGCTGGCCGCCGAGAGCCCGGGCGAGGGCATCGCCAAGACGCTCGCCGTCCGCCCCGAGATCAGGATCATCGATTACACCGGGTCCACCGCCTTCGGTGACTGGCTGGAGGCGAATGCGCGCCAGGCCCAGGTCTACACGGAGAAGGCCGGCGTCAACACGGTGGTGATCGACTCCACCGGCGACTACAAGGGAATGCTGTCCAATCTGGCCTTCTCCCTGTCGCTGTACAGCGGCCAGATGTGCACCACCCCGCAGAATCTGCTGATCCCGCGGGACGGAATCACCACGGACGCCGGACCGAAGTCGTACGACGAGGTGGTCGCCGACATCGCCGCCTCCGTGAGCGGTCTCCTCGGCGACGACGCCCGGGCCAATGCGCTGCTGGGTGCCCTGGTCAACCCTGATGTGAGGGCCAGGCTGGACGGGGCGGCCGCGCTGGGCGAGGTGGCTCTGCCCTCGCGCGAGGTCGTCAATCCGGACTTCCCGGACGCCGTGGTGCGTACGCCGGTGATCGTGAAGCTGGACGGGGCGCGGAAGTACTGGGAGGGGGCCGACGAAGAGGCGTCCTTCATGTCCGAGTGCTTCGGCCCGGTGTCGTTCGCGGTCGCGGTCGACTCGACGACCGACGCGCTGGATCTGCTGCGCCGCACGGTGCGCGAGAAGGGCGCGATGACGGTCGGCGCGTACACGACCTCGGCGGAGGCCGAGCGGGCCGTCGAGGAGGTCTGTCTGGAGGAGTCGGCCCAGCTCTCGCTGAACCTGACGGGCGGGGTCTATGTGAACCAGACGGCGGCCTTCTCCGACTTCCACGGCTCGGGCGGCAACCCGGCGGCGAACGCGGCGCTGTGCGACGGCGCCTTCGTCTCGAACCGCTTCCGCATGGTGGAAATCCGCCGCCAGGCCTGA
- a CDS encoding TetR/AcrR family transcriptional regulator, which translates to MTTAKRDTYTPETLLSVAVRVFNERGYDGTSMEHLSRAAGISKSSIYHHVAGKEELLRRAVSRALDGLFGILDEAGATRGRALERVEYVTRRTVEVLMAELPYVTLLLRVRGNTRTERWALERRREFDHRVADLLKAAAAEGDLRADMDMRLATRLLFGMVNSLVEWYRPQAGTGYDREQVADAVVRLAFDGLRTATP; encoded by the coding sequence ATGACCACGGCCAAGAGGGACACGTACACGCCGGAGACGCTGCTGTCCGTCGCGGTTCGCGTCTTCAACGAGCGCGGCTACGACGGCACGTCCATGGAGCACCTCTCCAGGGCCGCCGGGATCTCCAAGTCGTCGATATACCACCACGTCGCGGGCAAGGAGGAGCTGCTGCGCCGTGCGGTCAGCCGTGCGCTCGACGGCCTGTTCGGGATCCTCGACGAGGCGGGTGCGACGCGCGGACGGGCGCTGGAGCGGGTCGAGTACGTGACCCGCCGCACCGTCGAGGTGCTGATGGCCGAGCTGCCCTACGTCACGCTGCTCCTGCGTGTCCGCGGCAACACCAGGACGGAGCGCTGGGCCCTGGAACGGCGCCGCGAGTTCGACCACCGCGTCGCCGATCTGCTCAAGGCGGCCGCCGCCGAGGGCGACCTCCGCGCGGACATGGACATGCGGCTGGCGACCCGGCTGCTCTTCGGCATGGTCAACTCCCTGGTGGAGTGGTACCGGCCGCAGGCCGGCACCGGCTACGACCGGGAGCAGGTGGCCGACGCGGTCGTCAGGCTCGCCTTCGACGGCCTGCGCACGGCCACCCCCTGA